TCCACATAACACACCTGAGGTACCAAAGCAATAGTGAAGGAGATCGACCTTTTCTGGGGTATCTATCATACTTTGGACTTCATACCAAGAAATATCCTGTTCCAATAAACTTTTTTATCCTCTCCTTTCTACCTGCCATAgtcacaagagagagagagagagagagagagagagagagagagagagagagaggcaacaAGAACAAGCAAACCCCACCCACCTCAAATTTAGCCCACAAACCTCCAAAACTCTATCATGTACAAGTGGAATCAAAATCTCACTTGCATATAAACATAGGGCTCCACAAGACAAAGATAATACATATTGTGACAAGAAAGTCTTTTCTGCAGCTGATATATCTCATACATACAAACAATAATATCAATCTCTTGTacataaatatacaaataaaatttttggattgCAATGCACCTAACCTCCATGATAATGCATGGCCTACttagtgttgaatataaaatagtaaaatatcatTCTATGAcaacttttaagtttttagtgCTGTCGATTATTTCATGTATTATTTGAGCAATAGATCTTAACTTTAACTCctatcaaatattttcaaatcgAAACTTTTTACATAGCTAAAGCTTTCACACACGCATATGTGACAGAGGTTCTCTAAGCTTGAGTGGGTGAtcggttgaatagtatgatctaacggatagaaatgatcaaagagatagatctaacaACCAAAAAGTGTGTGGGTGGGGGTATCTATCATCCTAACCGaaaactactatcatcctaaccgcacatctcttcatacgacagccgaaaacttatgagtataaaaaaaactatactcataaagtatagtagccctaatcTATATATCTATTCTTTCGAGAAACGCTAAAAAGTGCATAACCCTCGGTGGTGTATAAATTATACATCTTATCTATCCTAAAAATTGAACTGCTTTACTAGTTAgtgagataatttttttaaattaagtaaagtgtatgatttatatttattttggaatGTGCAGGTAGCATtggtctttgtttttttttttttttgttttaaacgtGGGTGGCCTAAGAGGAAGAAGCCAACAAGGTCCCACTACTAAAACTTGACAAGAGAAAAAGGACCAAATAGTGGGTCCAATAATTtatctctttaattaattaaaagaagtTGTTGGGTCCAATCACAATCTGATGAACACACTGTTAGTCCCCACTCTCACTGCTCCCAATGGTGCTTTTGACTCAAAAAGATACTCATTTGGGTGGTGGACTTTGGGGCATTGGGAGAAAGTTCTCTGTCCCATCAGCCAATTTCTATGCAAAGCAAGTAAAATAAGCCCAAGCTGGAGTACAAAGCACTTTTGGCCTTTGAAATTGGGTTTTCACTCTGTTTGGGAGTCAATCAAATACAGTGGGAAAAGCTCCCAGGGATGCCAGAAGCTGCAGCCTCCATTTGGATAGAACAAAAttagggtaaaaaaaaaaaaaaaaaaaatttggcggttggtatccgagacccaagttcgaatactagttgattcatattttcagctaagtctatttctaaatgaaataaacgaagcggatagcgtgctacctatctctctctcaaaaaaaaaaaaaagggcaaaaaacagtgtgtgtgtgtgtgtgtgttttctggtaaaaatgtatgcaactaatttgaaatttaataagtTGTTCGGAAAGAATTatctaactttcaaaaactttgattttactaattaacttattattattattattatttaactgaTCATTAACTTTAGAAGGTGTTGCATGCATCCGGTGCACTTGTACATTCGTAGAGCGTTTTTTcaattaaaagattttttttgaaaaatagatagcatgctatccggttcgtttattttattttacaaataaatttaactgaaaatatgaatcaattataaTTCAAGCTtaaaatctcggataccaaccactaaattcTTTCCCACTTGCGCTAGAAAGTGTCGGTCAATTAAAAGTTGAATAACTGAATTAACAATGTAACATTCATTTATAGGAAAGTAAGGTATGatatatgcatgaatatctGGAGGCATCAGGTGTGAGCAATTACTTTAATAAAGCAAATCAAACTATTTGAAAGcctatgtataaaattaaaatttttagaagtaGGATAGTCATTTTCAAATGCCCTAAAGTTGTGGTTACCACCATacaatttcacaattttttaggGAGGAGCGTAAATTACTTATGTGCTTCATTTTCTTTATCTCCTTCACAAATCCCTTTTGTATTGCTTTGAGATGTGCTAAAGTTTTTGCCTTTATTATTGTAATTGGAGGTTTCGCAGAAATATAATTTAGATGGAACTATTTAAGGAAACTCTATAATTAGGTTTTTCAGTTAAACTTCAACTCGTTCCCATGCGGTTTAGTgcattttttactttgtcattcCCTTTTCGAAAAGGTTATATTAAACTatcttatagttttatttttatttcactataAAAACCTATCTTTCAATAGGATAATAAGTGATACTTTTTTCAAATCATAGGACATAGAAATGCAAATTATAGGattatatagagtagggctgctgtgctcttaagagcacagcagctccTGTGCTATTAAAGCATCCACCATCCATCTAAATAGATGGATGGCTGAGATTAAGTGGCCTTTTAAAAGGGGAACCCACAGTTAGATGGGTTAGATTTAACGgacttcttctctctcctcttttttttgtcttttctttttttccttttctctcgtCTTCTTCCCAGGCTATCTCCCTCCCTCTACAGTGAATGCTTCACCTCTTCTCTTCTCCcccaatctctctccctctccctctcctgtGGAATCGTGGAGCTCCTCCGTATCTTTGAGCGCCGCCGGAGACGCCGGagaagagggggaggaggaggagaagggggaggagggaggagggttGTAGAGGCGTAGGTGTTGGGCGAGGAGGGCAAGCCGCGCGCTAGGATATTTGGGGAGAGTTTGGGGGCCGCGGAGCGGCGCGGGGGATGACGACGCTGGAGAGTGCGACAGCGTCAGAGAGATGATCTCATaggaacattttttttttttNAAGCATCCATCATCCATCTAAATAGATGGATGACTGAGATTGAGTGGTATTTTAAAAAAGGAACCCACAGTTAGATGGGTTAGATTTAACAGACTTCCTctatctccttttttttgtcttttctttttttcttttctctttctctttctctttcttccttttctcttgTCTTCTTCCCAGGCTATCTCCCTCCCTCTACAGTGAATGCTTCACCTCTTCTCTTCTcccccaatctctctctctctccctctcatgtGGAATCGTGGAGCTCCTCCGTATCTTTGAGCGCCGTCGGAGACGTCggagaagaaggggaggaggaggagagggaggagggaggagggttGTAGAGGCGTAGGTGTTGGGCAGGAGGGCGAGGCGCGCACTAGGATATTTCGGGAGGGTTTGGGGGCCGCGGAGCGGCGCGGGGGATGATGACGCCATGGAGAGTGCGAAGAAGAAGCAGCGTCGGAGAGATGATCTcatagcaacattttttttttttttttaattcgggTCTTTCCTGTTCATAGTACAAAGCACACACGTTTGTTTTgtgctttctttatttttttttctttttttctcttttttattgatGTGGTGGGAACTAAATTTGAAGAACGGTTATTGATTTGGTGGTGTTACGCTGTGTTGTTATTTGTCAATAATTTCTccgtttactattttttaaaaaatttgcttGGATACACAATTattctatttcaaaataaaaattatttaatcagaacaaaataaaattataattttgataaaatttattgaCTTAAATAAACATCATAATAAACCCTTTTGTTGAGTTTTCTATCATGCACTTGGTGAAGAATTTCGATTTTGATTTGTAGAAATGGTGAAGTTGAAGTGTTTGCGGACGTTCTCAAATTCCTCAAACAACCAAGTTGcaaatttgtaagatttttcTGCTCAAAACTTCAGTATCATTGGATAAAATGGCTATCACTGTATCAGGGGACTCTTGTTTTATTTGCCTTGTTGGCAAGTCGCAGGCGCTAACCGAAGTTCATCCAGAAATTTCAATCTTCCTTAGATTGTTTGTGGAATACGATATCATCGTTTTGTCACTCTCGTGCAAGAAAATGTCGCTATGCTTCTTTTGTTCTTATATCTCTTAGAACATCTCAgattatagttaaaaaatctttttctctcttcttttttttcNAATTTCGATTTTGATTTGTAGAAATGGTGAAGTTGAAGTGTTTGCGGACGTTCTCAAATTCCTCAAACAACCAAGTTGCTAATTTGTAAGATTTTTCTGCTCAAAGCTTCAGTATCATTGGATAAAATGGCTATCACTAGCTTTATTTGCCTTGTCGGTAAGTCGCAGGCACTAACCGAAGTTCATCGAGAAACTTCAATCTTTCTTAGATTGTTTGTGGAATGTGATATCATCCATTCGTCACTCTCGTGCAAGAAAATGTCACTATGCTTCTTTTGTTCTTATATCTCTGCTTAGCGATATGACTTTAGAACATCTcaaattatagttaaaaaaatctttttctctcttcttttttttcgggATATTATGTGGGTTGGGGGGTTGGCTGCAAAATGTGGGGGGCGCTCAAAGATACGGAGCTCCATGATTCCataggagagggagagggagagagattgggGGAGAAGTGAGGAGGTGAAGCATTCACTATAGAGGGAGGGAGATAGCCTGGGAAGAAGacgagagaaagaaaaaagaaaagacaaaaaaaaaggagagagaagtCCGTTAAATCTAACCCATTTAACTGTGGATTTCCTTGTTAAAAGGCCACTTAATCTCAGCCATCCATCTATTTAGATGGATGGTGGATGCTTTAATAGCACAGGGGTtgctgtgctcttaagagcacagcagccctactcggATTATATAATGCTACATTATGCAACACTACTATAGTTAgccaaaaaacataaaaaaaaaaaaagaatatcccTTTTCCTTtacggtaaaataaaaataaacccaTTAAAACATGCTACACCTCATGGGGCCAAATTGAAGTTTAGCCTAATCTTTGTTTTTCAAGATACATTTCGAGAAAATCAAACACATTCTTAGTAAAAATACTTGTTCCAAAAGACAGGAAAAACATGCAAAGACCCAACAAAAATGTCATTATAACCCAATCAGAAAGAAAAGCATAGGGCCTGATTctcaagataaaaaaaaaaaagagaaaaaaaaaacattgaagTTGGTTTAATTTAAGATAAGAGGTCACATATAAGATTTCACTGATTTCATAGCAACAGTTTACAGAATAACATCTGGATGACTACAACCCAAAGCCACCTTCTCCTGATAATCTCCTACCAAAACCATTACATTTCCTTTGCTCTTTCATAATTAAACACAAAGTTGAGGTTTCATTGCTCAAAATGATTTGTAGAACAGCTAAAACTGCTTCTTCCAGGCTTGTAAAGCATACCGCAGCTTTTACGAAACATAGTACTTAATGCTTCTTGCAGGCGTAGACTTCGGCTCCTCGTGGTTGGCCGATCCGGGGCTCCCGGACGTATCCGAACTACTATTCTCTCCGCCCTGCCCTTTGCTCGACAAGATCTTTCCGAGTATCTTCTTCGGTGTCGCTATAACTTTCGGCTTCTCGTTCGAGCCCTTCCCACTTAAGTGCTTCTTGTTGGCCtcgttgctgctgctgcttctctcGCTCCCTCCGCCGCGGCTCCCTCCTAGCTTCATGGACTTGTCGACGGACTTTAGGTCTTCAACCCCATTCCACTCGTCTTCGGTGGTGTTTGTCGTCCCGGCCGACCGCGAGCTCCCGTAGGAGGTGATGCCGCCGCTGTCCGACCGGCaattggcggcggcggcagcagcggtgGCACAAGCCCTGGCTTGCTCGTGGTAGAGGACTTGCACGGCCATTCGCGAGGGGAGGCGCTCGTTCTGCACGGCGTGCCCGCAGGCATCGGGCGACAGCCGCTTGCAGTCGATCAGCCCGCACAGCTTCTTCCTGTCGCTCTTGTTCATGCTCGGGTGCTCCTGCTCATATTTAGACGAAAGAAAGGCTCATCAAAACCATCGATCAGACAGTCCAAATGTAGTCACTATATCTCAAAACTCTGTCATTgcaattttaagaaaaattcagGTTCTCTGTATGTTAGAGACCAATCACATGTTTTCCGTGCTGTTGTTTGTGTTTCTAAACTTTACATCAAAGAAGATTAGGAAAGTGTGTACAGATTGCAAACAATCTGCCATTAGCAGCCCAGTTCAACATCACAAAatttaaggggaaaaaaaaggtttcaaaaACGAAGCCCACAGGATATTAGTGCAAAAGTAGGCTATACCACCCAAAGGGTTATCTAAAGATTAATGCGAATTTTGTACTAAGAGAATATTGCTATAGAGAAAATTGTTAAATACCTTCAAAAACATATCAATCGCGCGATAAAGTCCATCATGCACCGCCCTGGATTCATTCGATACCATTTCAGCTAGATCCACAAATTTGGAAAGAGGTAGATTCGGGTCCTTCGCAACCTCCGCAAGATAACCATCAACCAGCTTCGTCACGGCGACCATGGAGGCACCTGAAACTATACTTAGGCTCTTCATTCCCTCGAGCTCTTCAGTAACCTCAGCGCACGATTTAGCACTTCTGTTATCCTGCATGACAAATTCCTCCACTATATTAAGAACCATATCAATATCATAGATTGTGTTCTCTCCTTCCACAGTAGGGATCAAAAGGTCGGGCACGGATGCTTCCTCCAACTGTCGCCCAATCCGCTTAATAAGTTCTCTCTTGCCCGCTTCTCCACTGCCCGACAAGCTCGCAACTCTCAGTAGCTTGAGAAGGAAACTGCACGAGACCGAACCTTTTCCGGGCGGTAATAACCATATAATATTTTCTACGAGTGATTGAATTTTTACATCTCCATGGATCATAGAAGCTTTACTTAAAGATGGGAGCCTTTTATATGTGTAAGCCTTTAAAGCTTCTCCAATCACCTGTGGGGAAACTCTCCCCTTGGATTTAATGGCAGCTATAACTTGCTTGAAGTAATCCAATTCGAGTTCGCTCAAGTCCTCAACCCACCAATCTTTGGGCACTGACTGCTGCTTCTTAACGCCGTTCCAGTGTGAATCGAAGCCATTTTCAGATGGAAGC
Above is a genomic segment from Ananas comosus cultivar F153 linkage group 15, ASM154086v1, whole genome shotgun sequence containing:
- the LOC109721811 gene encoding BTB/POZ domain-containing protein NPY4-like gives rise to the protein MKFMKLGSKPDTFQTDGKDVRIVASELATDIIVHVGDVKFHLHKFPLLSKSYRLQRLVGDENGDEIHIPDIPGGPVAFEICAKFCYGVTVTLNAYNVVTARCAAEYLEMHETVEKGNLIYKIEVFLSTSIFRSWKDSIIVLQTTKPLLPFSENLKLVSHCIDSIASKASIDSSKVEWSYTYNRKKLPSENGFDSHWNGVKKQQSVPKDWWVEDLSELELDYFKQVIAAIKSKGRVSPQVIGEALKAYTYKRLPSLSKASMIHGDVKIQSLVENIIWLLPPGKGSVSCSFLLKLLRVASLSGSGEAGKRELIKRIGRQLEEASVPDLLIPTVEGENTIYDIDMVLNIVEEFVMQDNRSAKSCAEVTEELEGMKSLSIVSGASMVAVTKLVDGYLAEVAKDPNLPLSKFVDLAEMVSNESRAVHDGLYRAIDMFLKEHPSMNKSDRKKLCGLIDCKRLSPDACGHAVQNERLPSRMAVQVLYHEQARACATAAAAAANCRSDSGGITSYGSSRSAGTTNTTEDEWNGVEDLKSVDKSMKLGGSRGGGSERSSSSNEANKKHLSGKGSNEKPKVIATPKKILGKILSSKGQGGENSSSDTSGSPGSANHEEPKSTPARSIKYYVS